A window of the Scandinavium goeteborgense genome harbors these coding sequences:
- a CDS encoding Tex family protein → MMNDSLCRIIAGELQARNEQVVAAVRLLDEGNTVPFIARYRKEVTGGLDDTQLRNLETRLGYLRELEERRQSILKSINDQGKLSDELAKAINGTLSKTELEDLYLPYKPKRRTRGQIAIEAGLEPLADLLWNEPSHVPEDEAAKYINADNGVADTKAALDGARYILMERFAEDAQLLAKVRNYLWKNAHLVAVVVSGKEEEGAKFRDYFDHHEPIATAPSHRALAMFRGRNEGILQLSLNPDPQFDEPPKESHCEQIIIDHLNLRLNNAPADSWRKGVVSWTWRIKVLMHLETELMGTVRERAEDEAINVFARNLHDLLMAAPAGLRATMGLDPGLRTGVKVAVVDGTGKLVATDTIYPHTGQAAKSAVAVAALCEKYNVELVAIGNGTASRETERFYLDVQQQFPKVTAEKVIVSEAGASVYSASELAALEFPDLDVSIRGAVSIARRLQDPLAELVKIDPKSIGVGQYQHDVSQSQLARKLDAVVEDCVNAVGVDLNTASVPLLTRVAGLTRMMAQNIVTWRDENGQFQNRQQLLKVSRLGPKAFEQCAGFLRINHGDNPLDASTVHPEAYPVVERILAVTQQALKELMGNSSELRNVKAVDFTDERFGLPTVTDIIKELEKPGRDPRPEFKTAKFADGVETMNDLLPGMVLEGAVTNVTNFGAFVDIGVHQDGLVHISSLADKFVDDPHTVVKAGDIVKVKVLEVDMQRKRIALTMRLDEQPGDTNSRRGGGGCREQNARPAAKAAKPRGREATPAGNSAMMDALAAAMKKK, encoded by the coding sequence ATGATGAATGATTCGCTCTGCCGCATTATTGCGGGTGAACTTCAGGCCAGAAACGAACAGGTTGTTGCTGCCGTTCGTCTGCTTGATGAAGGGAACACCGTGCCGTTTATCGCACGTTATCGTAAGGAAGTCACCGGCGGTCTGGACGACACCCAGCTGCGTAACCTGGAAACCCGTCTTGGCTATTTGCGTGAGCTGGAAGAACGCCGCCAGTCAATCCTCAAGTCCATCAACGATCAGGGCAAACTGAGCGACGAACTGGCGAAAGCCATCAACGGCACGCTGAGCAAAACCGAGCTCGAAGATTTGTACCTGCCGTATAAGCCGAAGCGCCGTACCCGCGGGCAAATCGCGATTGAAGCAGGCCTCGAGCCGCTGGCCGATTTGCTGTGGAACGAGCCGTCGCACGTCCCGGAAGACGAAGCCGCGAAATACATCAACGCTGATAACGGCGTGGCCGACACCAAAGCGGCCCTCGATGGCGCGCGTTATATCCTGATGGAACGCTTTGCCGAAGACGCCCAATTGCTGGCGAAAGTGCGTAACTACTTGTGGAAAAACGCCCATCTGGTTGCCGTTGTGGTCAGCGGCAAAGAGGAAGAAGGCGCGAAATTCCGCGACTACTTCGATCACCACGAACCGATTGCTACCGCGCCGTCTCACCGCGCGCTGGCGATGTTCCGTGGCCGCAACGAAGGTATTTTGCAGCTCTCCCTGAACCCCGATCCGCAATTCGACGAGCCGCCAAAAGAGAGCCATTGCGAACAAATCATCATCGACCATCTCAATCTGCGTCTGAATAACGCCCCGGCAGACAGCTGGCGTAAAGGCGTAGTGAGCTGGACGTGGCGCATCAAAGTGCTGATGCACCTTGAAACCGAACTGATGGGTACCGTGCGCGAACGTGCGGAAGACGAAGCGATTAACGTCTTCGCCCGCAACCTGCACGATCTGCTGATGGCCGCTCCGGCGGGTCTGCGTGCGACCATGGGTCTCGATCCGGGTCTGCGTACCGGCGTGAAAGTGGCAGTGGTTGATGGCACCGGCAAACTGGTCGCCACCGACACCATTTATCCACACACCGGTCAGGCGGCGAAATCGGCGGTTGCCGTGGCAGCGCTATGCGAAAAATACAATGTCGAACTGGTGGCGATTGGCAACGGTACCGCCTCACGCGAAACCGAGCGTTTCTACCTCGACGTGCAGCAGCAGTTCCCGAAAGTGACGGCGGAAAAAGTGATCGTCAGCGAAGCCGGAGCATCGGTGTATTCCGCCTCTGAACTGGCTGCGCTCGAATTCCCGGATCTCGATGTTTCTATTCGTGGTGCGGTGTCTATCGCCCGTCGCTTGCAGGATCCGCTGGCCGAGTTGGTGAAAATCGACCCGAAATCAATCGGTGTCGGCCAGTACCAGCACGACGTCAGCCAGAGCCAACTGGCGCGCAAACTGGACGCGGTAGTGGAAGACTGTGTGAACGCCGTCGGCGTTGACCTTAATACCGCCTCCGTGCCGCTGTTGACCCGTGTCGCGGGCCTGACGCGCATGATGGCGCAGAACATCGTGACCTGGCGTGATGAGAACGGTCAGTTCCAGAACCGTCAACAGCTGCTCAAAGTGAGCCGTCTGGGGCCGAAAGCCTTCGAACAGTGCGCGGGCTTCCTGCGTATCAACCACGGCGACAATCCGCTCGATGCCTCAACCGTTCACCCGGAAGCGTATCCTGTCGTGGAACGCATTCTGGCGGTAACCCAGCAGGCGCTGAAAGAGTTGATGGGTAACAGCAGCGAACTGCGTAACGTGAAAGCGGTCGATTTCACCGACGAACGTTTTGGTCTGCCGACGGTGACCGACATCATCAAAGAGCTGGAAAAACCGGGCCGTGACCCGCGCCCTGAGTTCAAAACGGCGAAGTTTGCCGACGGCGTGGAAACCATGAACGACCTGCTGCCAGGCATGGTGCTGGAAGGCGCGGTGACCAACGTCACCAACTTCGGTGCGTTCGTGGATATCGGCGTGCATCAGGACGGTCTGGTCCACATCTCCTCCCTGGCCGATAAATTCGTCGACGATCCACACACCGTGGTGAAAGCAGGCGACATCGTGAAGGTCAAGGTGCTGGAAGTGGATATGCAGCGCAAGCGCATCGCGCTGACCATGCGTCTGGACGAGCAGCCTGGCGATACCAACAGCCGTCGTGGCGGCGGTGGCTGTCGTGAGCAGAATGCGCGCCCGGCAGCCAAAGCGGCAAAACCGCGCGGACGTGAAGCCACGCCTGCCGGAAACAGTGCCATGATGGATGCGCTGGCCGCAGCGATGAAGAAAAAATAA
- the malQ gene encoding 4-alpha-glucanotransferase, with product MESKRLDNAAQAAGISPSYINAHGKPQSIGADTKRRLLDAMHHGVAAAKVAVTPVPNVLVFTYGKKMSLPVEGSGEFHWMLTTEEGEQHQGKATAAKALNLPTRLPEGYHTLTLTQSEHRWHCRVIVAPERCYEPQALKQGKKLWGSCVQLYTLRSERNWGIGDFGDLKVMLPEIARRGGSFIGLNPIHALYPANPESASPYSPSSRRWLNVIYIDVNAVDDFRDSKEAQAWWTLPTTQQALQSARDAEWVDYSTVTALKITALRMAWKCFSVRSDDQMAAFRQFALNEGESLYWQAAFDALHAYQVKEDELRWGWPAWPDAYQDIDSPEVKAFCTQYADEVDFFLWLQWLAYCQFAACWNECQAHGMPIGLYRDLAVGVAEGGSETWCDRELYCLKASVGAPPDILGPLGQNWGLPPMDPHIIAARAYEPFIDLLRANMQNCGALRIDHVMSVLRLWWIPYGETADHGAYVHYPVDDLLSILALESKRHQCMVIGEDLGTVPVEIVGKLRKSGVYSYKVLYFESDHEKTYRSPKAYPEQSMAVATTHDLPTLRGYWESGDLTLGKTLGLYPDEVILRGLYQDRELAKQGLLDALHKYGCLPKRAGHKASLMNMTTTLNRGMQRYIADSNSALLGLQPEDWLDMAGPVNIPGTSYQYKNWRRKLSTTLEAMFADERVNKLIKDLDKRRKAVGK from the coding sequence ATGGAGAGCAAACGTCTGGACAATGCCGCACAGGCGGCGGGCATCAGCCCAAGTTACATCAATGCCCACGGCAAACCGCAGTCAATTGGTGCAGACACCAAACGACGTTTGCTCGACGCAATGCATCACGGTGTTGCTGCCGCGAAAGTGGCGGTGACCCCGGTTCCTAACGTGCTGGTGTTTACCTACGGTAAGAAAATGTCGCTGCCGGTGGAAGGTAGCGGCGAATTTCACTGGATGCTGACCACCGAAGAAGGCGAGCAGCATCAAGGCAAAGCGACGGCGGCGAAAGCGCTGAATTTGCCGACGCGTTTGCCGGAGGGGTATCACACCCTGACGCTCACCCAAAGCGAGCATCGCTGGCATTGCCGGGTGATTGTCGCCCCGGAGCGTTGCTATGAGCCGCAGGCGCTGAAGCAGGGCAAAAAGCTGTGGGGCAGCTGCGTGCAGCTCTACACCCTGCGCTCCGAGCGTAACTGGGGTATCGGTGATTTTGGTGATTTAAAAGTCATGCTGCCGGAAATCGCCCGTCGTGGTGGGTCGTTTATCGGCCTGAACCCGATTCACGCGCTGTATCCGGCGAACCCGGAAAGCGCCAGCCCGTATAGCCCATCTTCGCGCCGCTGGCTGAACGTCATTTATATCGACGTGAATGCGGTCGACGATTTCCGTGACAGCAAAGAGGCGCAGGCGTGGTGGACATTGCCGACTACGCAGCAGGCGCTGCAATCCGCGCGTGATGCTGAGTGGGTCGATTACTCCACCGTTACCGCGCTGAAAATTACCGCGTTGCGCATGGCGTGGAAATGCTTCTCTGTGCGCAGCGACGATCAGATGGCGGCGTTCCGCCAGTTTGCCCTGAACGAAGGCGAAAGCCTTTATTGGCAGGCGGCGTTCGACGCGCTGCATGCGTATCAGGTCAAAGAAGATGAACTGCGTTGGGGCTGGCCTGCCTGGCCTGACGCGTATCAGGACATCGACAGCCCGGAAGTGAAGGCGTTTTGTACCCAATACGCCGATGAAGTCGATTTCTTCCTGTGGTTGCAATGGCTGGCGTACTGCCAGTTCGCCGCCTGCTGGAACGAATGCCAGGCGCATGGCATGCCGATTGGGCTGTATCGCGACCTCGCGGTAGGCGTGGCGGAAGGCGGGTCCGAGACCTGGTGTGATCGCGAGCTTTATTGCCTGAAAGCCTCCGTGGGCGCGCCGCCAGATATTCTTGGGCCGCTGGGTCAAAACTGGGGCCTGCCGCCGATGGATCCGCACATCATCGCCGCGCGCGCTTACGAGCCGTTTATCGATCTGCTACGCGCCAATATGCAGAACTGCGGCGCGCTGCGCATCGACCACGTCATGTCGGTTCTGCGTCTGTGGTGGATCCCGTACGGTGAAACGGCGGATCACGGCGCGTACGTGCATTATCCGGTGGACGATCTGCTGTCGATTCTGGCGCTGGAAAGTAAACGTCATCAATGCATGGTGATTGGCGAAGATCTTGGCACCGTGCCGGTGGAAATCGTCGGGAAACTGCGCAAAAGCGGCGTGTATTCCTACAAAGTGCTCTATTTCGAAAGCGACCACGAGAAGACGTACCGCTCGCCGAAAGCCTACCCGGAACAGTCCATGGCGGTAGCGACGACGCACGACCTGCCGACACTGCGCGGCTACTGGGAAAGCGGTGATTTAACGCTCGGCAAAACGCTGGGGTTGTATCCGGACGAAGTGATTTTGCGCGGGCTGTATCAGGACCGTGAGCTGGCGAAGCAGGGGCTGTTAGACGCGCTGCACAAATATGGCTGTCTGCCAAAACGTGCCGGGCATAAGGCGTCATTGATGAACATGACGACCACCCTGAATCGCGGGATGCAGCGTTACATCGCCGATAGCAACAGCGCGTTGCTGGGGCTTCAGCCGGAAGACTGGCTGGATATGGCGGGGCCGGTGAATATTCCGGGCACCAGCTACCAGTACAAGAACTGGCGCCGCAAGCTGTCCACCACCCTGGAAGCGATGTTTGCCGACGAGAGGGTGAATAAGCTGATCAAGGATTTGGATAAACGCAGGAAAGCGGTGGGGAAATGA
- a CDS encoding YdgH/BhsA/McbA-like domain containing protein, which translates to MKYVTGMVTALVLGSLSFGAFAAKEIQKEDVAKMNLTKIGTVTTSRTTSPMDAKHDLSKKADEKGATYFVVIAGQKNEKTVHANADIYK; encoded by the coding sequence ATGAAATATGTTACGGGTATGGTTACGGCATTGGTATTGGGTTCTCTGTCTTTCGGTGCGTTTGCGGCCAAAGAAATTCAGAAAGAGGACGTGGCAAAAATGAACCTCACCAAGATTGGCACGGTGACCACCTCGCGCACCACATCGCCAATGGATGCGAAACATGATCTGTCGAAAAAAGCCGATGAAAAAGGCGCAACTTACTTCGTGGTGATCGCAGGGCAGAAGAACGAGAAAACCGTTCACGCCAATGCTGATATCTACAAATAA
- the nfuA gene encoding Fe-S biogenesis protein NfuA: protein MIRISDTAQAHFAKLLANQEEGTQIRVFVINPGTPNAECGVSYCPPDAVEASDTALKFDLLTAYVDELSAPYLDDADIDFVTDQLGSQLTLKAPNAKMRKVSDDAPLMERVEYMIQSQVNPQLAGHGGRVSLMEITDEGFAILQFGGGCNGCSMVDVTLKEGIEKQLLNEFPELKGVRDLTEHQRGEHSYY, encoded by the coding sequence ATGATCCGTATTTCCGATACTGCACAAGCGCACTTTGCCAAACTACTGGCAAATCAGGAAGAAGGGACACAAATTCGCGTATTTGTGATTAACCCTGGCACCCCGAATGCTGAATGTGGTGTTTCTTATTGCCCGCCGGATGCGGTGGAAGCCAGTGACACTGCCCTCAAATTTGACCTGCTGACCGCGTATGTCGATGAGCTGAGTGCGCCATATCTGGACGATGCGGACATCGACTTCGTGACCGACCAGTTAGGTTCCCAGCTGACGCTGAAAGCACCGAACGCCAAAATGCGTAAAGTGTCTGATGATGCGCCGCTGATGGAGCGCGTAGAGTACATGATTCAGTCGCAGGTTAACCCGCAGCTCGCCGGCCACGGCGGTCGCGTGTCGCTGATGGAAATCACCGATGAAGGTTTCGCCATTCTGCAATTTGGCGGCGGCTGTAACGGTTGTTCGATGGTCGATGTGACCCTGAAAGAAGGGATCGAGAAGCAACTGCTGAACGAATTCCCAGAGCTGAAAGGCGTTCGTGATTTGACCGAACACCAGCGCGGTGAGCATTCTTACTATTGA
- the bioH gene encoding pimeloyl-ACP methyl ester esterase BioH, whose product MNDIWWQTIGEGNCHLVLLHGWGLNAGVWDCITPELSSQFTLHLVDLPGFGRSTDFGALSLEEMTRLVLTKAPEKAIWLGWSLGGLVASLAALTAPERVQALVTVASSPCFSAQADWPGIKPDVLSGFQQQLSEDFQRTVERFLALQTLGTESARQDARRLKSTVLALPMPTTDVLNGGLEILKTADLREPLASLPMPFLRLYGHLDGLVPRKVVPLLDARWPNSQSYVFSKAAHAPFISHPTEFCQQLVTLKQVIV is encoded by the coding sequence ATGAATGACATCTGGTGGCAAACCATAGGCGAAGGAAATTGTCATCTTGTGCTGCTGCACGGATGGGGGCTGAACGCGGGAGTCTGGGATTGCATCACGCCGGAATTAAGCTCGCAATTCACGCTTCATCTGGTGGACCTGCCGGGCTTCGGGCGCAGCACTGATTTCGGCGCTCTTTCGCTGGAAGAGATGACCCGTCTGGTGCTGACCAAAGCGCCGGAAAAAGCGATTTGGCTCGGCTGGAGTCTGGGCGGGCTGGTCGCAAGCCTGGCGGCATTGACCGCCCCGGAACGCGTGCAGGCGCTGGTGACCGTCGCGTCATCGCCGTGTTTTTCCGCGCAGGCCGACTGGCCGGGCATCAAGCCTGACGTGTTGTCCGGTTTCCAGCAGCAGCTGAGCGAAGATTTTCAGCGCACGGTGGAGCGTTTCCTCGCCCTACAGACGCTCGGCACCGAGAGCGCACGTCAGGATGCGCGTCGACTGAAAAGCACGGTGCTGGCATTGCCGATGCCGACAACCGACGTGCTTAACGGTGGGCTGGAAATCCTCAAAACGGCGGATTTGCGCGAGCCGCTTGCTTCGCTGCCGATGCCATTCCTGCGGCTTTACGGCCACCTTGACGGGTTGGTGCCGCGGAAGGTGGTTCCCCTGCTGGATGCGCGTTGGCCGAACAGCCAGTCCTATGTGTTCAGCAAGGCGGCGCATGCCCCGTTCATCTCCCATCCGACGGAGTTTTGTCAGCAACTGGTCACGCTTAAGCAGGTGATAGTCTGA
- a CDS encoding colicin immunity domain-containing protein, translating to MITLIDSFVSGEITAPEFERKYLTLWREHRDSAELKTRDNFTPRYFDSVFSSVDSYCSDPDLIDEDDLDDQGLLDAVSNLKAMWEESVLV from the coding sequence TTGATTACTTTAATCGATTCGTTTGTTTCAGGTGAAATTACAGCGCCAGAATTTGAAAGGAAATACCTGACATTATGGCGTGAACACAGAGACTCAGCCGAACTTAAAACACGAGATAATTTTACGCCACGATATTTTGATTCAGTGTTCTCATCTGTAGATTCTTACTGCTCTGACCCTGACTTAATCGACGAAGATGATTTAGATGATCAAGGATTGCTCGATGCCGTTTCGAACCTTAAAGCAATGTGGGAAGAGTCCGTGTTGGTTTAA
- the feoC gene encoding [Fe-S]-dependent transcriptional repressor FeoC produces the protein MASMIELRNILALQGRMEAQQLSRALHTPQPMVDAMLMRMEAMGKAKRIAEEPSDCLSGSCKHCPEGKACLREWWVLQ, from the coding sequence ATGGCATCGATGATTGAACTGCGGAACATACTGGCATTGCAGGGCCGAATGGAGGCTCAGCAGTTGAGCCGCGCGCTGCACACGCCGCAGCCGATGGTTGACGCGATGCTGATGCGAATGGAAGCGATGGGCAAAGCGAAGCGCATTGCGGAAGAACCGTCGGATTGTCTGAGCGGAAGCTGTAAGCACTGCCCGGAAGGCAAAGCCTGTTTGCGTGAATGGTGGGTTTTGCAGTAA
- the feoA gene encoding ferrous iron transporter A, with protein sequence MQFTPDSTWKITGFSREISPAYRQKLLSLGMLPGSSFHVVRVAPLGDPVHIETRRVSLVLRKKDLALIEIEALTR encoded by the coding sequence ATGCAATTCACTCCTGACAGTACGTGGAAGATAACCGGGTTCTCACGCGAGATTAGCCCGGCTTATCGGCAGAAATTACTTTCGCTTGGCATGTTGCCTGGCTCCTCTTTTCACGTCGTGCGCGTCGCGCCACTTGGCGATCCGGTGCATATTGAAACCCGTCGCGTCAGCCTGGTATTACGCAAGAAAGACCTGGCGTTAATTGAAATCGAAGCGCTTACCCGTTAA
- the greB gene encoding transcription elongation factor GreB: MKTPLITREGYEKLKKELDYLWREDRPEVTKKVTWAASLGDRSENADYQYNKKRLREIDRRVRYLTKCLENLKIVDYSPQQEGKVFFGAWVEIENDDGDTKRFRIVGYDEIFGRKDYISIDSPMARALLKKEVGDLAVVQTPAGDASWYVNEIEYVK; this comes from the coding sequence ATGAAAACGCCGCTAATCACCCGTGAAGGGTATGAGAAGTTGAAGAAAGAGCTGGATTATCTTTGGCGCGAAGACCGCCCAGAGGTGACGAAAAAAGTCACCTGGGCCGCAAGTCTCGGAGATCGCAGCGAAAACGCCGATTATCAGTATAACAAAAAGCGTCTGCGTGAAATCGATCGCCGGGTTCGCTATCTGACCAAATGTCTGGAAAATCTAAAAATCGTCGATTACTCCCCGCAGCAGGAAGGCAAAGTCTTCTTCGGCGCTTGGGTGGAAATCGAAAATGACGATGGCGACACCAAGCGCTTTCGCATTGTCGGCTATGACGAAATTTTCGGGCGCAAAGATTATATCTCCATCGATTCGCCGATGGCCCGCGCGCTGCTGAAAAAAGAAGTCGGTGACCTCGCCGTGGTGCAGACGCCGGCGGGTGACGCCAGTTGGTACGTCAATGAGATCGAGTACGTCAAATAA
- the feoB gene encoding Fe(2+) transporter permease subunit FeoB has protein sequence MKKLTIGLIGNPNSGKTTLFNQLTGARQRVGNWSGVTVERKEGQFTTTDNQVTLVDLPGTYSLTTISSQTSLDEQIACHYILSGDADLLINVVDASNLERNLYLTLQLLELGIPCVVALNMLDIAEKQQIRIEVDALAKRLGCPVIPLVSTRGRGIEALKMSLDRHQANDDLELVHYAQPLLREADSLAQVMPKEMPLKQRRWLGLQMLEGDIYSLGFAGERAQQQLEPTVQRLQTEMDDPALHIADARYQSIAAVCDVVSNTLTAEPSRFTAAVDRIILNRFLGLPVFLFVMYLMFLLAINIGGALQPIFDAGSVAIFIHGLQWIGATLHFPEWLTIFLAQGIGGGINTVLPLVPQIGMMYLFLSFLEDSGYMARAAFVMDRLMQSLGLPGKSFVPLIVGFGCNVPSVMGARTLDAPRERLMTIMMAPFMSCGARLAIFAVFAAAFFGQEGALAVFSLYVLGIVMAVLTGLMLKHTIMRGEASPFVMELPVYHVPHLKSLIIQTWQRLKGFVLRAGKVIVIVSIFLSALNSFTLSGQAADNINDSALASVSRVITPLFKPIGVHEDNWQATVGLFTGAMAKEVVVGTLNTLYTAENIQQEEFNPADFNLLDELGAAAGETWQSLKDTFSLSVLANPIEASKGDGEMATGAMGVMSSKFGSAAAAYSYLIFVLLYIPCISVMGAIARESSRGWMGFSVLWGLNIAYSLSTLFYQVASYNQHPRYSLTCILSVILFNVVVLGLLRRARSRVNVNLLATKKTVESCCSSPAGDCH, from the coding sequence ATGAAGAAATTAACCATTGGCTTAATTGGCAATCCGAATTCAGGGAAGACAACCTTATTTAATCAGTTGACCGGGGCGCGTCAGCGCGTGGGCAACTGGTCCGGCGTCACGGTTGAGCGTAAAGAAGGCCAGTTCACTACTACCGATAATCAAGTGACGCTGGTTGACCTGCCAGGCACCTATTCGCTGACCACCATCTCCTCGCAAACCTCGCTCGATGAGCAGATAGCCTGTCACTATATTCTGAGCGGTGACGCTGACCTGCTGATCAACGTGGTCGATGCGTCCAACCTTGAGCGCAACCTGTATCTGACGCTGCAATTACTGGAGCTTGGCATTCCATGCGTGGTGGCACTGAACATGCTGGATATCGCTGAGAAGCAGCAAATCCGCATCGAAGTCGACGCGCTGGCAAAACGCCTTGGCTGCCCGGTTATCCCACTGGTGTCTACCCGCGGACGTGGTATCGAAGCGCTGAAAATGTCCCTCGACCGCCATCAGGCCAATGACGATTTAGAGCTGGTGCATTACGCGCAGCCATTGCTGCGTGAGGCCGATTCACTGGCGCAGGTGATGCCAAAAGAGATGCCGCTGAAACAGCGTCGCTGGCTGGGCCTGCAAATGCTCGAGGGCGATATTTACAGCCTCGGCTTTGCCGGAGAACGAGCTCAACAGCAGCTCGAGCCTACCGTACAGCGCCTGCAAACTGAAATGGACGACCCGGCCCTGCATATTGCCGATGCGCGCTATCAGTCCATCGCCGCCGTTTGCGATGTGGTGAGTAACACCCTGACCGCCGAACCGAGCCGTTTCACCGCCGCGGTGGACCGAATTATCCTCAACCGTTTCCTCGGTCTGCCGGTGTTCCTGTTCGTGATGTACCTGATGTTCCTGCTGGCAATTAACATCGGCGGCGCACTTCAGCCGATTTTCGATGCCGGTTCAGTGGCTATCTTTATTCACGGCCTTCAGTGGATTGGCGCTACCCTCCACTTCCCTGAATGGCTGACTATTTTCCTCGCGCAGGGGATTGGCGGCGGGATCAACACCGTGCTGCCGCTGGTACCGCAGATTGGGATGATGTACCTGTTCCTGTCGTTCCTCGAAGATTCCGGTTACATGGCCCGCGCGGCGTTTGTGATGGACCGTCTGATGCAGTCCCTCGGGCTGCCGGGTAAATCGTTCGTGCCACTGATTGTCGGTTTCGGCTGCAACGTGCCGTCGGTGATGGGCGCGCGTACGTTGGATGCGCCACGTGAACGCCTGATGACCATCATGATGGCGCCGTTTATGTCCTGTGGTGCGCGGCTGGCAATTTTCGCCGTCTTCGCCGCAGCATTCTTCGGTCAGGAAGGCGCGCTGGCAGTGTTCTCGCTGTACGTGCTCGGCATCGTGATGGCTGTCCTCACTGGCCTGATGCTCAAACACACCATCATGCGTGGCGAAGCGTCGCCGTTCGTGATGGAGTTGCCGGTGTACCACGTGCCGCATCTGAAAAGCTTAATTATCCAGACCTGGCAGCGCCTGAAAGGCTTCGTTCTGCGTGCCGGTAAAGTGATTGTGATCGTCAGTATTTTCCTTAGCGCGCTGAACAGCTTCACGCTGAGCGGCCAGGCAGCGGACAACATCAACGATTCGGCGCTGGCTTCCGTCAGCCGCGTAATCACCCCGCTTTTCAAACCGATTGGCGTGCACGAAGACAACTGGCAGGCCACCGTGGGGCTGTTCACTGGTGCGATGGCAAAAGAAGTGGTGGTCGGTACGCTGAACACCCTCTACACCGCAGAAAATATCCAGCAGGAAGAATTCAACCCCGCTGATTTCAATCTGCTGGATGAACTGGGCGCCGCCGCCGGGGAAACCTGGCAGAGCCTGAAAGACACCTTCAGCCTGAGCGTACTGGCCAACCCGATCGAAGCCAGCAAAGGCGACGGTGAAATGGCCACCGGCGCGATGGGCGTGATGAGCAGCAAATTCGGCAGCGCGGCCGCCGCCTACAGCTACCTGATTTTCGTCCTGCTCTACATTCCGTGCATCTCAGTGATGGGCGCCATCGCCCGCGAATCTAGCCGTGGCTGGATGGGCTTCTCGGTGCTGTGGGGGCTGAACATCGCCTACTCGCTGTCGACGCTGTTCTATCAGGTTGCCAGCTACAACCAGCATCCGCGCTACAGTCTGACCTGCATTCTGTCCGTCATCCTGTTTAACGTCGTGGTATTGGGCCTGTTACGCCGCGCCCGCAGCCGGGTTAACGTGAATTTGCTGGCGACGAAGAAAACCGTCGAAAGCTGTTGCAGCAGCCCGGCGGGCGACTGTCACTAA
- the gntX gene encoding DNA utilization protein GntX codes for MLTAHGLCWLCQMPLALAHWGVCSRCARAVSSRLPVCPRCGLPAAGGQTDCGRCLQKAPPWQSLVAVNDYGPPLSTLVKTWKFNARPELARALARLLLLRLQQCIGRQKPDRLIAVPLWQRRHWRRGYNQADLLCRPLSRWLGIGYQPEAIHRVRPTATQHQLSARLRKQNLKNAFRLEFPVHGLHIALVDDVVTTGSTVAELSRLLLQNGAASVQVWCLCRTL; via the coding sequence ATGCTAACAGCCCACGGCTTGTGCTGGCTATGCCAAATGCCGCTGGCGTTGGCCCACTGGGGCGTGTGCTCGCGCTGCGCCCGCGCCGTGAGTTCGCGTCTGCCCGTTTGTCCACGCTGCGGTTTGCCTGCCGCTGGCGGGCAGACAGACTGCGGTCGCTGCCTGCAAAAAGCCCCGCCGTGGCAAAGCCTGGTCGCGGTGAATGACTACGGGCCGCCGCTTTCAACGCTGGTGAAAACGTGGAAGTTCAACGCCAGGCCGGAGCTGGCCCGCGCGCTGGCCCGACTTCTGCTTCTGCGCCTGCAACAGTGCATCGGGCGGCAAAAACCGGACCGGCTGATCGCGGTTCCGCTCTGGCAGCGCCGCCACTGGCGACGCGGATACAATCAGGCAGATTTACTCTGTCGCCCGCTCTCCCGCTGGTTGGGGATTGGCTATCAGCCCGAGGCGATTCACCGCGTCAGGCCAACGGCCACGCAGCATCAGCTTTCGGCGCGATTGCGTAAACAGAACCTGAAAAACGCGTTCCGTCTTGAATTCCCGGTACACGGACTCCATATCGCCCTTGTGGACGATGTCGTCACGACCGGCAGCACTGTGGCCGAACTTTCCCGCCTGCTTTTGCAAAACGGCGCCGCGTCAGTTCAGGTATGGTGCCTGTGTCGCACCTTGTAG